In a genomic window of Lacrimispora sp. BS-2:
- a CDS encoding TetR/AcrR family transcriptional regulator has protein sequence MARPDHSIDPRILNSAKKVFLTHGFQNASLKEICEDAGITTGALYKRYKGKEALFNAVTADTVAALDDFLKQRCTVEAGLLSDEALIKAWDMDEEYMLGYFRFLQEYRDGFILLIKCAEGTAYSNFQHDWVEKMSVKTYEYFLETQKRGLTHRSISMEELHILLSAFWTTIYEPFIHDFTWEQIEAHSKLICGLFNWYQVLGF, from the coding sequence ATGGCCAGACCTGATCATTCCATTGATCCCCGAATTCTAAACAGCGCTAAAAAGGTATTTTTAACACATGGGTTTCAGAACGCATCCTTAAAGGAAATCTGTGAGGATGCCGGTATCACTACCGGTGCCCTGTATAAGCGTTACAAAGGAAAAGAAGCCTTGTTTAACGCCGTAACGGCGGATACGGTTGCTGCACTTGATGACTTTTTAAAACAGCGATGCACTGTGGAGGCCGGATTGTTGTCTGATGAGGCACTGATAAAGGCATGGGATATGGACGAAGAATACATGTTGGGATATTTTCGATTCTTACAGGAATACCGCGACGGTTTTATTCTTCTCATAAAATGCGCAGAGGGAACGGCGTATTCCAACTTCCAGCACGACTGGGTTGAGAAAATGAGTGTAAAGACCTACGAGTATTTTCTGGAAACGCAAAAACGAGGACTGACCCACAGAAGCATCTCCATGGAAGAGCTGCATATCCTGCTTTCCGCATTCTGGACGACGATCTACGAGCCGTTTATCCACGACTTCACATGGGAACAGATAGAAGCCCATTCCAAACTCATCTGCGGTCTGTTTAACTGGTATCAGGTTTTGGGGTTTTAG
- a CDS encoding ABC transporter ATP-binding protein has protein sequence MFQKVLEYAGDYRKTTYGAIAAMLVGMVMNVLPFWFIYQIIRPLLMGENMTAAYVAWRIAAIAACGLMYAVFYLWGLSLSHLSAYNTLKNLRISLQSRLEKQPLGAIQEKGVGTIKKMFIDDIETIELLLAHALPEGIANLAIPALVFAGMFLVDPKLALLALCSLPLGMIAMMVMYRIGMKDMGNYYGAAQKMNNTIVEYINGMEVVKVFNRDGESYHRFEGDVKSYRDFTLAWYKACWPWMALYSSLVPCVALFVLPVGSYFVIQGYSTLPDLALVLCMSFGVGGPLLKALSFMSTLPQINHKISGLEQMMNTPPLKQSDKPFSGKNHGVQFEDVRFAYKDTQVLHGITLDVPEGTLTALVGESGGGKSTLAKLLVHFYDVTGGSVKIGGQDIRSMSLEALNDQISYVAQEQFLFNISLLENIRLGKPEATDAQVMEAAEKAQCGEFLARFEKGIHTMAGDGGKQLSGGERQRISLARAILKNAPIIVLDEATAFMDPENEEKMNEAIAQVIQGKTVIVIAHRLHSIMDADQICVMDSGKLAAAGTHEELLKSCPAYQKLWQAAEGSAQWTVSTAKGGNVQ, from the coding sequence TTGTTTCAAAAAGTACTGGAATATGCCGGTGATTACCGCAAAACAACCTACGGGGCCATTGCCGCCATGCTGGTTGGCATGGTCATGAACGTACTGCCGTTTTGGTTCATTTACCAAATCATCCGTCCGCTGCTGATGGGGGAAAATATGACGGCAGCGTATGTTGCCTGGCGCATTGCCGCCATCGCAGCCTGTGGACTGATGTATGCCGTGTTCTATCTCTGGGGCCTTTCCCTCTCCCACCTTTCAGCCTATAATACGTTGAAAAATCTGCGCATCTCCCTGCAGAGCAGGCTGGAGAAGCAGCCCCTGGGTGCTATTCAGGAAAAAGGCGTCGGCACCATCAAAAAAATGTTTATTGACGACATTGAGACCATTGAGCTGCTGCTGGCCCACGCTCTCCCTGAGGGGATTGCCAACCTGGCCATCCCGGCACTGGTATTCGCCGGAATGTTCCTTGTAGATCCCAAGCTGGCACTTCTGGCCCTGTGCTCCCTGCCACTTGGAATGATCGCCATGATGGTGATGTACCGGATCGGCATGAAAGACATGGGCAATTACTATGGGGCGGCGCAAAAGATGAACAATACCATTGTGGAGTATATCAATGGCATGGAAGTCGTCAAGGTGTTCAACCGTGACGGCGAATCTTACCACCGGTTCGAAGGGGACGTAAAAAGCTACCGGGATTTCACCCTGGCATGGTATAAGGCCTGCTGGCCCTGGATGGCACTTTATTCCAGTCTTGTTCCCTGTGTGGCACTTTTTGTCCTGCCTGTGGGTTCCTATTTTGTCATTCAGGGGTATTCAACGCTGCCGGATCTGGCACTGGTTTTGTGCATGTCCTTCGGGGTGGGGGGACCGCTTCTAAAGGCCCTTAGCTTTATGTCTACCCTGCCTCAGATCAATCATAAGATCTCCGGCCTGGAGCAGATGATGAACACGCCGCCGCTTAAACAGTCCGACAAGCCCTTTTCCGGAAAGAATCATGGAGTGCAGTTTGAGGATGTGCGGTTCGCTTACAAAGATACCCAGGTACTGCACGGCATCACACTGGATGTGCCGGAGGGCACTCTGACCGCGCTGGTAGGGGAATCGGGCGGCGGCAAGTCCACCCTTGCCAAGCTGCTGGTGCATTTTTACGATGTAACAGGAGGTTCGGTCAAAATAGGCGGGCAGGACATACGCAGCATGAGCCTGGAAGCACTTAACGACCAGATCTCTTATGTTGCCCAGGAGCAGTTTTTGTTCAACATCAGTCTGCTGGAAAATATCCGCCTCGGCAAGCCGGAAGCAACGGATGCTCAGGTAATGGAAGCAGCAGAAAAAGCACAATGCGGTGAATTTCTGGCCCGGTTTGAAAAGGGCATTCACACCATGGCAGGCGATGGCGGAAAGCAGCTTTCCGGCGGTGAACGCCAGCGTATCTCCCTTGCCCGCGCCATTTTAAAAAACGCGCCCATCATTGTTCTCGATGAAGCCACGGCCTTTATGGATCCGGAAAATGAGGAAAAGATGAATGAAGCCATTGCCCAGGTCATCCAGGGGAAAACCGTCATTGTTATCGCCCACCGCCTCCACTCCATTATGGATGCGGATCAGATTTGTGTTATGGATTCCGGTAAGCTGGCTGCCGCCGGAACCCATGAGGAGCTGCTTAAGAGCTGCCCCGCCTATCAAAAGCTATGGCAGGCCGCTGAAGGCAGCGCCCAGTGGACAGTCAGCACGGCGAAAGGAGGAAATGTACAATGA
- a CDS encoding ABC transporter ATP-binding protein encodes MIALMRRILAVSGDYQGRIKLALVFSFFKSILAKAPIGFAFFTLASFYHGTATAEMCLRIGFALAACLLVQMLFHHIADRLQSAAGFLLFAEKRMELGRHLRKMPMGYFTEGNIGKISSVLSTDMVFIEENCMTVLADMMSYIFAQGIMLLFMLLFNVWLGLAAIGVVVILLLTARGLEKEALADSAIRQEQSENLTEAVLDFTEGIGIIKAYNLMGEKSKALSDNFRETCRTSIAFEENHAPWQRRLNILYGFGAAAIITLSMYLNSRGLLDVTFLVGIMLFVFDLFGPLKALYGQSARLTVMNSCMDRIEAVFREPELPDNGTDIIPEAGDIPEVQFQHVSFAYGEKEVLHDISFDLSKNQMLALVGPSGGGKSTIASLLTRFWDVNSGKVLIRGKDVREVSLSELMDHISMVFQRVYLFQDTIYNNISMGRPAASRDEVIEAAKKARCYDFIMALPLGFDTVVGQGGATLSGGEKQRISIARCILKDAPIVILDEATASVDADNESYIQQAISELCAGKTLLVIAHRLNTIRHADKILVISDGRIAQQGTHEELIQKGGIYKNFVTARENNRGWSRRNSHICIQKIGREELS; translated from the coding sequence ATGATCGCTTTAATGAGACGCATTCTGGCTGTTTCCGGGGATTATCAGGGCAGGATCAAACTGGCCTTAGTATTTTCCTTTTTTAAATCAATTCTGGCAAAGGCTCCCATTGGCTTTGCATTTTTTACCCTGGCCTCCTTTTATCACGGTACGGCGACGGCAGAAATGTGCCTGCGGATCGGTTTTGCCTTGGCCGCCTGCCTGTTGGTGCAAATGCTGTTCCATCACATTGCCGACCGTCTGCAGTCGGCGGCAGGCTTCCTGTTGTTTGCAGAGAAGCGCATGGAACTGGGCAGGCATCTGCGCAAAATGCCTATGGGGTATTTTACCGAGGGCAATATCGGAAAAATCAGCTCGGTACTTTCCACGGACATGGTATTTATCGAGGAAAACTGCATGACAGTTCTGGCGGATATGATGAGTTATATATTCGCACAGGGCATTATGCTCCTGTTTATGCTGTTGTTCAATGTATGGCTTGGACTTGCGGCCATTGGGGTTGTGGTGATTCTGCTTCTCACGGCAAGGGGGCTGGAAAAAGAGGCTCTGGCAGATTCCGCCATCCGCCAGGAACAAAGTGAAAACCTGACCGAAGCCGTTCTCGACTTCACCGAGGGAATCGGAATCATCAAAGCCTATAATCTGATGGGCGAAAAGTCAAAGGCGCTCTCCGACAACTTCCGTGAGACCTGCCGTACCAGCATTGCATTTGAAGAAAACCACGCCCCCTGGCAGCGCCGGCTGAATATCCTCTATGGGTTCGGTGCAGCCGCCATTATCACCCTTTCCATGTACTTAAATTCCCGTGGTCTGCTGGATGTGACCTTCCTCGTTGGCATCATGCTCTTTGTATTCGATCTGTTCGGTCCTTTGAAGGCGCTGTACGGCCAAAGTGCGCGGCTCACTGTCATGAACAGCTGTATGGATCGCATTGAAGCGGTATTTCGGGAACCGGAACTGCCGGACAATGGTACAGACATCATCCCGGAAGCCGGAGATATTCCTGAGGTACAGTTTCAGCATGTCAGCTTTGCCTATGGGGAGAAAGAGGTGCTGCATGACATCTCCTTTGACTTATCAAAAAATCAGATGCTGGCGCTGGTGGGCCCATCCGGCGGCGGAAAATCCACCATCGCAAGCCTCCTGACCCGATTTTGGGACGTTAATTCCGGCAAGGTTCTGATTCGCGGCAAGGATGTGAGGGAAGTGAGCTTAAGCGAACTGATGGATCATATCAGCATGGTGTTCCAGCGGGTATACCTGTTTCAGGACACAATCTACAACAATATCAGCATGGGGCGGCCTGCTGCCAGCCGGGATGAAGTGATTGAGGCGGCAAAAAAGGCCAGGTGCTACGACTTTATTATGGCACTGCCCCTTGGCTTTGACACCGTGGTGGGCCAGGGCGGTGCAACCCTTTCCGGTGGTGAAAAGCAGCGCATCTCCATTGCCCGCTGCATTTTAAAGGACGCCCCCATTGTAATTCTGGATGAAGCCACCGCCAGTGTCGATGCGGACAACGAAAGTTACATCCAGCAAGCCATCAGTGAGCTGTGCGCAGGAAAGACCCTGTTAGTGATCGCCCACCGGCTGAATACTATCCGCCATGCCGACAAGATACTGGTGATCTCGGACGGCCGTATTGCACAGCAGGGAACCCATGAAGAGCTGATACAAAAAGGCGGCATCTACAAAAACTTTGTAACAGCCCGGGAGAATAACAGGGGGTGGAGCAGGAGAAATTCACATATATGCATTCAAAAGATTGGCAGAGAGGAATTATCATGA
- a CDS encoding MATE family efflux transporter, giving the protein MLIAFTFAKPLIAMMGGTGEALAYGVSYFRICTVGAFFWIYGLAGNMIIRAEGRMKTAAWMMGTGLVVNAILNYIFMGIFDMGVEGAA; this is encoded by the coding sequence ATGCTCATAGCCTTTACTTTTGCAAAACCCCTCATTGCCATGATGGGCGGAACGGGCGAGGCTCTTGCCTATGGCGTCAGCTATTTCAGAATCTGCACTGTGGGCGCTTTCTTCTGGATTTATGGGCTTGCAGGCAATATGATCATCCGCGCTGAGGGCAGGATGAAAACAGCGGCATGGATGATGGGCACGGGTCTTGTGGTAAACGCCATCCTCAACTACATTTTTATGGGGATTTTTGATATGGGCGTGGAGGGTGCAGCCTAA
- a CDS encoding LTA synthase family protein, with translation MTTVIMLLIPCASYILFEYVTGNLPTIPMSMAVLNIGWIYLLYLTAFAVSGSTRIGIPLTAVFLYAVSVAEYLVAGFRGRPIMIWDVLALRTAMSVAGNYEFVLTEEMYLACLGVQAICIFALIFPKRVKGRNKRLVFAGGSTGVVLSFILWFYTCLIPNKGLEINMWEVGETYQEYGYVLSTAVSFNYAVKKKPKGYSFSKVKQIYDSVIADNQVLLASAGDVDVEGEGNTTPVNIICIMNESFSDLKVAGEFETNQEYFPFLNSLKENTVKGSLSVPVFGSLTSNSEFEFLTGDSISLLPANSIAYQFNVKPNTYSLVSTLKSQGYETVAMHPYPKENWNRQECYRNMGIDEFLDIEDYEGSEMLRNYVSDRADYEKLIEKVESKENPEDKLFLFNVTMQNHGGYETLYDNFDQEVWLTGRLKGKYPKADQYLSLMKRSDEALEYLISYFEKSQEPTMIVLFGDHQPSVEDEFFDDISGTPSNLVKNKDRLMWYQTPFMIWTNYETQAEEKGEMGAIYLSSELLKRARVNMTPYQQFLLTMEETFPVVHPIGCFNKEGTYYSWEALRDPESPYRDLIMNYEYLVYNHIFDGKKCKEMFSLETDK, from the coding sequence ATGACCACTGTCATCATGCTTTTGATTCCCTGCGCATCTTATATTCTGTTTGAATATGTGACCGGCAATTTGCCGACAATCCCCATGTCCATGGCTGTTTTAAACATAGGCTGGATCTACCTGCTGTATCTTACTGCTTTTGCTGTCAGCGGAAGCACCAGAATAGGGATCCCTCTGACAGCAGTTTTTCTGTATGCTGTATCCGTAGCAGAATATCTGGTTGCAGGTTTTCGTGGAAGGCCCATCATGATCTGGGACGTTTTGGCTCTGCGTACCGCCATGAGTGTGGCAGGAAATTATGAATTTGTTTTGACGGAAGAAATGTACCTTGCCTGTCTGGGAGTCCAGGCAATCTGCATCTTTGCCCTGATATTCCCTAAAAGGGTAAAGGGCAGGAACAAACGTCTGGTTTTTGCCGGGGGAAGTACAGGTGTTGTCTTAAGCTTTATTTTATGGTTTTATACCTGCTTAATCCCAAACAAAGGTCTTGAAATCAATATGTGGGAGGTAGGTGAGACCTATCAGGAATACGGATATGTGCTTTCAACGGCTGTTTCATTTAATTATGCGGTGAAGAAAAAGCCGAAGGGCTACAGCTTTTCAAAAGTAAAGCAGATTTATGATTCTGTGATAGCGGACAATCAGGTTCTTCTGGCTTCTGCCGGAGATGTAGACGTAGAGGGAGAAGGCAATACAACGCCGGTCAATATTATATGCATTATGAATGAAAGCTTTTCCGATTTAAAAGTAGCAGGAGAATTTGAAACAAACCAGGAATATTTTCCTTTTTTAAACAGTTTGAAGGAAAATACGGTGAAGGGGAGCCTTAGCGTTCCTGTATTCGGCTCTTTGACCAGCAACTCTGAGTTTGAATTTCTTACGGGAGATTCTATTTCCCTGCTTCCGGCTAACAGTATTGCTTACCAGTTTAATGTGAAGCCTAATACATATAGCCTTGTGAGTACTTTAAAATCTCAGGGCTATGAGACAGTTGCCATGCACCCTTATCCAAAAGAAAACTGGAATCGTCAGGAGTGCTACCGGAACATGGGGATTGATGAATTTTTAGATATAGAAGATTATGAAGGCAGTGAGATGCTTAGAAACTATGTCAGTGACCGGGCAGATTACGAAAAGCTGATAGAAAAGGTGGAATCCAAGGAGAATCCGGAGGATAAGCTGTTCCTTTTTAATGTGACCATGCAGAACCATGGAGGCTATGAAACCCTGTATGATAATTTTGACCAGGAAGTATGGCTGACCGGAAGGCTGAAGGGAAAATATCCTAAGGCTGATCAGTATTTATCTCTTATGAAACGGTCGGATGAAGCGCTGGAATATTTGATCTCTTATTTTGAGAAAAGCCAGGAGCCTACCATGATCGTTCTTTTTGGGGATCATCAGCCCAGTGTGGAAGATGAATTTTTTGATGATATTTCAGGGACACCCAGCAATCTTGTGAAGAATAAGGACCGGCTGATGTGGTACCAGACCCCGTTTATGATCTGGACTAATTATGAAACACAGGCAGAGGAAAAAGGGGAAATGGGGGCTATTTATCTCTCCTCAGAGCTGTTAAAGAGAGCCAGAGTCAATATGACGCCTTATCAGCAGTTTCTGCTGACAATGGAAGAGACCTTTCCAGTGGTACACCCCATCGGCTGCTTTAATAAAGAAGGAACCTACTATTCCTGGGAGGCTTTGCGGGATCCGGAAAGTCCGTACAGGGACTTGATCATGAACTATGAATATCTGGTGTATAACCACATTTTTGATGGGAAAAAGTGTAAGGAAATGTTTTCCCTGGAAACCGATAAATAA
- a CDS encoding alpha-amylase family glycosyl hydrolase yields MKLQRVLKRIWAAALCAVVSLSVIPPVTASAADSLRGESIYQIMVDRFYDGDASNNATGEAFRYAENSQDDFRYMHGGDWQGIIDKISYIKDMGYTAIWISPVTDPQLWSVPDSNGRQWPTAYHGYNMYDPNRASRYFGAEDPEESKEKLKELVDVCHENGIKVIFDIVPNHVGDYLQGTGSSAHYITNTGLKPGSQVQPAAPFNNIQWYHNNGDINWDLEHPHTPSSTRMLEDHDLGGLDDIDFDNAEAKTAVFDSIKNWFTYTGADAARVDAAKCMKPSDIHELQEYLSVATFGENFDMHVDFVKDWVGANAETGMLDFPLFQAIVNDFAYGKNFNNTSEISIQAILDQDELYGSHVNDMVTFIDNHDRNRFLTEAGGNKDKLHNALTFLFTARGVPVVFQGTEQNRGNANGQVISGIADTWNRWSMVTKDGNGNVLHDYFNTSTDTYQLIAKLNDLRSRYRALADGTQREMWTSMHTYAFSRRVDSGEDKGQELICAFHNAEGTESTTMSLRAESSIAAGTTLVNVMNPNDKITVTQDRKITISLTGNNSKIYKVDENAQTMIPVTFTVNHAKTNWGENIYIAGNCAELGNWNPAAGAGPAACPNYPAWTLTVSLMPGTAIEFKAIKKDGSGKVIWQGGNNHTYTVPQAGAGQVTFDW; encoded by the coding sequence ATGAAATTGCAAAGAGTGTTAAAAAGAATATGGGCTGCTGCACTGTGTGCAGTTGTATCCTTATCGGTAATCCCTCCGGTAACTGCCTCGGCGGCGGACAGCCTGCGGGGAGAATCGATTTATCAGATCATGGTAGACCGCTTTTATGACGGTGATGCATCAAATAATGCAACCGGAGAGGCCTTCCGTTATGCTGAGAACTCACAGGATGATTTCAGGTATATGCATGGCGGTGACTGGCAGGGGATTATTGATAAGATATCCTATATCAAGGATATGGGGTATACCGCTATCTGGATTTCTCCGGTAACGGATCCTCAGCTATGGAGTGTCCCTGATTCCAATGGCAGGCAATGGCCCACTGCATATCATGGGTATAATATGTATGATCCCAACCGGGCAAGCCGGTATTTCGGAGCGGAAGACCCGGAAGAAAGTAAGGAAAAGCTAAAAGAACTGGTAGATGTTTGCCACGAGAATGGTATTAAGGTCATTTTTGACATTGTTCCTAACCACGTAGGCGACTATTTGCAGGGAACCGGAAGCAGTGCACATTATATTACGAATACAGGACTAAAACCAGGCTCACAGGTACAGCCCGCTGCACCATTTAATAATATCCAGTGGTATCATAATAATGGCGATATTAATTGGGATCTGGAACATCCACATACCCCTTCAAGTACCCGGATGCTGGAAGATCACGACCTTGGAGGTTTAGATGACATCGATTTTGACAATGCAGAAGCAAAGACAGCAGTATTTGATTCCATAAAGAACTGGTTTACCTATACAGGTGCAGATGCAGCCAGGGTCGATGCGGCAAAGTGTATGAAGCCATCGGACATCCACGAACTGCAGGAGTATTTAAGTGTGGCAACCTTTGGAGAAAACTTTGATATGCATGTCGATTTCGTGAAGGATTGGGTTGGTGCGAATGCGGAAACAGGCATGCTTGATTTTCCGCTCTTTCAGGCCATTGTCAATGATTTCGCCTATGGAAAGAATTTCAACAATACTTCAGAGATATCCATTCAGGCCATTCTTGATCAGGATGAATTGTATGGTTCCCATGTAAATGACATGGTGACATTCATCGATAATCATGACAGGAACCGGTTCCTGACAGAGGCTGGGGGAAATAAGGATAAGCTTCATAATGCATTGACCTTCTTATTCACAGCACGGGGAGTCCCGGTTGTATTCCAGGGAACAGAGCAGAACCGGGGGAATGCAAATGGCCAGGTGATCAGTGGGATTGCAGATACCTGGAATCGTTGGTCTATGGTAACAAAGGATGGGAACGGGAATGTGCTTCATGACTATTTTAACACCTCAACCGATACTTATCAGTTAATAGCCAAATTGAATGATTTAAGGAGCCGGTATCGGGCGTTGGCAGATGGAACTCAGAGAGAAATGTGGACGTCGATGCACACGTATGCTTTTTCCAGACGGGTAGATTCAGGTGAGGACAAAGGACAGGAGCTGATATGCGCCTTCCACAATGCGGAAGGGACAGAAAGCACAACTATGTCCCTGAGGGCAGAAAGCAGTATTGCGGCAGGAACCACACTGGTAAATGTGATGAATCCAAATGATAAGATTACGGTAACCCAAGACCGAAAGATTACAATTTCACTTACCGGAAATAATTCTAAGATTTATAAGGTAGATGAAAATGCACAGACAATGATTCCGGTTACATTTACAGTGAATCATGCAAAGACAAATTGGGGAGAAAACATCTATATTGCCGGAAACTGTGCAGAACTTGGAAATTGGAACCCGGCTGCAGGAGCAGGCCCGGCAGCCTGTCCGAATTATCCTGCATGGACCCTTACGGTCAGCCTTATGCCAGGAACGGCCATAGAGTTTAAGGCAATCAAGAAAGACGGATCAGGAAAGGTGATCTGGCAAGGGGGAAATAACCATACCTATACCGTTCCGCAGGCGGGTGCAGGTCAGGTAACATTTGATTGGTAA
- a CDS encoding LacI family DNA-binding transcriptional regulator: MSITIKDVANEAGVSIATVSKVINNRPSISEATRQHVLQVMEHLNYRPNAQASNFARKRSENIIFLAVTEAHTPYHNPHMFEILCGAQSKIREKKYNFSFIGSPNKEIAYKEVEEIIGRKAADGLLIHGSTTSRPLASLLTNTGFPHVIIGRPPFSNTTCWIDINNHVSGEMATKHLNNCGYSKIAFIGGPADDEISRHRLKAFVSSMNINGFSVPDSFIKYGTYSKASGFAMMEEILRGDHLPDAVICEYNQIAMGAVSAIKKRGLSIPEDIGVITFDDYPLSQLIDPPLTVVDIDVHEMGRYAASILLKKIKNPALQIQSFAILPSLIVRSSTRNQKTI; the protein is encoded by the coding sequence ATGTCTATCACAATTAAGGATGTGGCAAATGAGGCAGGTGTTTCGATTGCAACTGTGTCAAAAGTAATCAATAACAGGCCTTCCATATCAGAAGCTACAAGGCAGCATGTTCTTCAGGTCATGGAGCATCTAAATTACCGGCCCAATGCACAGGCCAGCAATTTTGCAAGAAAGAGATCTGAAAATATTATTTTTCTTGCCGTCACAGAAGCGCATACCCCTTACCATAACCCCCATATGTTTGAAATTCTCTGTGGTGCACAGAGCAAAATCAGGGAAAAGAAATACAATTTCAGTTTTATCGGTTCCCCGAATAAAGAAATTGCTTACAAAGAAGTGGAAGAGATTATTGGCAGAAAAGCAGCCGATGGACTTTTGATCCATGGTTCCACTACGTCACGTCCTCTTGCCTCCCTGCTTACCAATACCGGCTTCCCCCACGTAATCATCGGCAGGCCCCCTTTTTCCAACACCACCTGCTGGATTGACATCAACAACCATGTCTCCGGGGAGATGGCAACAAAACACTTAAATAACTGCGGCTACTCAAAGATTGCCTTTATCGGCGGCCCGGCTGATGATGAGATATCCAGACACCGCCTGAAGGCCTTTGTTTCTTCCATGAATATCAACGGCTTTTCGGTACCTGACTCTTTTATCAAATATGGAACCTACAGCAAAGCAAGCGGTTTCGCCATGATGGAGGAGATTCTCCGGGGGGATCATCTTCCTGATGCGGTAATCTGCGAATACAATCAGATTGCCATGGGGGCTGTCAGTGCCATTAAAAAACGCGGACTGTCAATCCCTGAGGATATTGGGGTAATTACCTTTGATGATTACCCATTATCCCAATTAATTGACCCTCCGCTGACAGTGGTAGACATTGATGTACATGAAATGGGACGGTATGCTGCTTCTATATTATTAAAGAAAATCAAAAACCCGGCATTGCAGATTCAGTCTTTTGCCATACTTCCATCGCTGATTGTCCGTTCTTCCACGCGAAATCAGAAAACAATTTAA